GATCTGGTCATGCAAGGATGCAAGCGAGCCCGCAGATCGCCAAGCTGAGGGATTTGATCGAATGGGCATTGGTTCAGCCTCTACGAATTGCGGTATTTCTTGACCTATGCGTTCCGTCATGACAGTTTCTGCAGGAACGACGTACATTTCGGTGCCGTACATCTGTATCTGTTGTTTGAGATACCGGACGAGTATTTCTTGTTGCGTAGACACAGCGCGAAGATACCGGTTCATGGCGTTAGGTTGTCCACGATTCACTCATTCACCTTGAAGGGATATTCACATGAACATTGTTTCGCGCCTTCTTTCGATGGTATTGATCGCTGCATCCGTCATCGCGGTGTCCTGCTCCAGCAGCGACAGTCCAAGTGACCCGAACACCTCTTCAGGAGAAACGTTTACATTCACAAAGAGTGGCGGTCTCACCGGCAACTCGAACTACTCGTCGTACACTCTTGCAAGCTTCAGCACAGAGAACAACGTCACATATGTCCTCGGGTCCGACGTAGCCGTTACAACGGGTCCATCGGCCAATATGGTCGTTATCACCGTACCGGGGAAGACCACAGGCACGTACGCACTTGGCGATAGTGAGTGCACTCTCACGATGTTCGCAAACTCCGTCCCCTACCTCGCTACATCCGGTACTGTTGTGGTTTCCTCGTTCGGAGCCGTGGGTTCACAGATCAAGGGCACATTCTCCGGCACAATGGTCAGCGCAACGGGCGGAGCCGGTGTGACCATCACGAACGGCGTCTTCGACGTCAAACGTGATGCCGATGACCTATACACAGAGTAAACTCTCTCTCCTTCGCTATTGAACCATAAACGAAAAAGCCTCTCCCGTTCATTCGGGAGAGGCTTTGTTTCTTGTAGCGATGTTTGAGTCTCACTCCTCGTGAGCTTCGGCCTCTTCGGGTTCCTCTTGGGTGTCACCGCCCTTTGACTTGCCTGCGGTGAAGACAAGGAGCCCCGTTTTTTTATCGAGCTTGCCCTTGATTATAGCCCCATCCGTGAAGTGACCTCTGAGGAGTTCTTCTGCAACCGGATCTTCAACGAAACGCTGGATCGTTCGGCGAAGGGGGCGAGCACCATACTTCTCATCAAAACCCTTGTCTGCGAGATACTCTTTAGCAGACTTCGCAAGTTCAATGGAAATGCTACGAGACTCGAGTCGCTTGAGAACACGTTTCAGCTGCAGATCGATGATCTTGTACATGTGCTCCTTCTTGAGGGAACGGAAGATCACATACTCATCGATACGGTTGATGAATTCAGGATTGAAGAGACGTTTCATCGTTTCTTCGACCGTGGACTTCATGTTTTCATAGTCATCCTCAACGGCGTCCGTGGTGAAACCGATCTTTCCACCGGCTTTCACGTCTCGCATACCAACGTTCGAGGTCATGATGATGATGGTGTTCTTGAAGTCAACGCGCCTGCCAAGACCATCGGTCAATTGGCCATCGTCAAAGACCTGCAGGAGGATATTGAAGACATCAGGGTGCGCCTTTTCGATCTCATCGAGCAGGATGATGGAGTATGGCTTGCGCCGCACTTTTTCCGTGAGTTGTCCGCCCTCTTCATACCCAACGTATCCCGGAGGAGCACCAACAAGTCTGGAGACGGAGAACTTCTCCATGTACTCGGACATATCGATGCGGATGAGAGCATCTTCGCTGTCAAACATGTACCGAGAAAGTGCCTTGGCCAATTCCGTCTTTCCAACTCCTGTTGGTCCGAGGAACATAAATGAACCGATCGGACGATTTGGATCCTTAAGTCCGGCACGAGCTCTGCGGATGGCCTTTGCAAGGTGCTCCACAGCTTCGTCCTGACCGATCACCTGCGTCTTGAGTTCTTCGGCCATCTTCAAGAGTTTGGCGGTCTCCCCTTCTGCGATTCGGTTCACAGGGATCCCGGTGATCATGGCAATCACGTCGGCAACATCATCTTCCGTTACATCAAAGACAACATCTCCAGCCTTATTCTCCCAATCTTCCTTTGCGAGCTCAAGATCAGCTTGATGCTTCTTCTCGAGGTCGCGGAGACGAGCGGCTTCTTCAAAGTTCTGAGACTTCACAACGCTGTTCTTTAACACGCGTACTTCTTCGATCTTCTCTTCGAGTTCCAGTACCTCTTTCGGTACATGGATGTGCGCCAGGTGTACACGTGCGCCAGACTCGTCCATTACATCAAGAGCCTTATCCGGCAGGAAACGGTCTGTGATATACCGGTCTGCCATAAGTACACATGCCTTAACTGCCTCATCAGAGTACCGCACGCCATGATGCTTCTCGTACCGATCCTTCACATTTGTAAGGATCTGTACAGCCTCATCTGGAGTAGGGGGCTCAACGATGATCTTCTGGAACCGCCGGTCAAGCGCTCCGTCCTTCTCGATGTACTGGCGGTACTCATCAAGCGTGGTGGCACCGATACATTGGATGTCACCTCTGGCCAGGGCCGGTTTGAACATGTTTGATGCGTCGAGAGAGCCACTGGCGCCCCCTGCCCCAACGATGGTATGCAACTCATCGATGAAGAGGATCACGTCCTTTGCTTTCTCGAGTTCGTTCATCACGGCTTTCATGCGCTCTTCGAACTGGCCGCGGTACTTCGTGCCTGCCACAAGAGCAGCAAGGTCAAGAGTGACGATACGCTTGTCAAAGAGAACCCGTGAGACCTTGCGGTCGATGATGCGTAAGGCAAGACCTTCAACGATAGCTGTCTTGCCAACACCCGGTTCACCGATGAGGACGGGGTTGTTCTTTTTTCGACGTGAAAGGACCTGAGCCACCCGCTGAATCTCCTTCTCACGGCCGATGACCGGATCGAGTTTACCTTCGAGAGCTAGCTTTGTAAGATCCCGACCAAAGTTGTCTAACACGGGTGTTTTGGCCCGTTCCGGTGCGGATTTTGCGCGACCGGCACCCTTTTCTGGGCGCTGAGGACCAGAGCTCGGCTTCCCGCTGAGGTAGGCATCGAGTTCCTTGCGCACTGCATCGTAATTCACTGAAAACTGGCCTAGGATCTGGGCGGCGATGTTATCCTCGTCTCGCAAAAGCGATAGTAGAAGATGCTCTGTGCCGATCACGTCAGATTTGTAGAGCTTGGCCTCGAGATACGTGATCTTGAGTACCTTTTCAGCCTGCTTGGTAAGCGGGATATTCCCGATCGTTAGAGGTCCACTCATGGACCGTACGGTATCTTCAACCGCACGTTTGAGCTTACTGAGGTCTACGCCAAGGTTGCGAAGGATCTTTACCCCAATACCTTCGCCTTCGCGAATGATACCGAGGAGCAAATGCTCCGTACCGATGTAGTCATGTCCGAGTCTCAACGCTTCTTCCCGGCTTAGCCGGATAACGTCTTGAACACGGTTGGAAAAGTTGCCTTCCATGGCGGATGTCCTTGGAACGTGATCTGTTCCTCTTAAAGACGAACACCGCGGTGTTCTGTTACTTTTTGCCCGAGAAATATACTGCCGCTGACCCTCGCCCATGGGGAGAGGTTATTCACAGGCACTCAATCGTAGAGCTTCTTCACCTTGCCGATCTTGACGGTCAGCGTAGGGATATGTGCCGCTGATGTGACTGGGATCTCCGCCGGCGTGGTTGCCTTGGAAGCCCCCTTCTTTGACTTCTTCGATTTCTTGTCGGTGGCTGCAACAGGTGCCGCAGCAACAGGTGTTGCTGAGATCGGCAGAGGAACGTAGACATACGAAATGCGAACATCTCCGGACTTAACGTCTTTCAACATTTGCTTGACCGATGAGATGCGGTCCTGAACTAGTTGAATGTTCGGATCTGCCGGATCAGCAGGTCGAATAGGTTCTTCAGGTGGTGTTTGCCCCTTCTTCACCTTCTTGACGGCCTTTGCCCAAGCGTCGTGCTTTTTTTTGAAGTCAGCGTCGGATGCTGCCTTGATTGCTGCAAGCTGATCTTCATCAGGAGCAATGTTGACAACGACATTCATTTCCTGATTAGCGCGCAGAATATCAGCGAGTTCCGTGATCTGTTTCCGTCCGGGCTCTGAGAGCGCGGGAACATTCTTTTCAAATCCGTGCTGAACAACGCCTAAAGAAGCCCCTTCTACGAGTGTCCGCACGGTGATGTCATTCTTGATGATGCGATACTTCTGTGCTACCGGGATCTCAACATTCACTTCCTTGCGGTAGATGTTGTATCCGGAGAGCGCAAGCTTGTGTGTACCTGCTTCTGATAGCGTTTGGAGGTATGACCCGTCCTTGGAGTTCGAGGAGATCGAGATGCGCTTACCGGATGGTGTAAAGATGAAGATCTTACACCCTATCGGTTGGCCAGTGACCTCATCTCTCACAAAACCTTCGAGATTGAGATTGGCTTGCTGTGCCGAAGCAATGGATGAAGCCAAGGCGCACACGGCCGCGGTTACAACGAACATTCGTCGAATTGATGTTTTCCCTACCACAACTTCATCCCTTTGGTGATTTCAGAAACGTTGCGATACCTTGTTTACAGTCATCCGTCTGACGTGCCAAGGCGTTCATTACTGTTGCATAGTGTAATCCTGCATCGAGCGACATGCCTTGCACGGCACCCAGCATCATCTTGCTCATGGCCATCGCAGAACTGCTGTTCTTTGCGATCTGACGGGCCATCAACATTGTTTCGGCCTCCAGATCTTCGTCGTTCACAACCTTCGTTATGAGACCGAGGCGCAGAGCCTCTTCAGCATTGATATTCTCGGCTGTAAGAACCAATCGTCGAGATTGAGTGTCCCCGATCTTCCGCACGAGGTAGACAAGCACAATTGCGGGAATGAAGCCGATGCGCACTTCAGAATAGCCAAAGAGCGACTTCTCACGACCAGCGATCACAATGTCGCATACCGTAGCTAAACCGCATCCGCCGGCAATAGCGGCACCATGAACCTTGGCGATGACGGGTTTCGGACAATCCACGATCGACTGCAGCATGTCTTTCAAGGCTGTGGAATCAGCCAAATTCTCCAACGGCGAATTCTCCGTGATCTGCTGGAGATAGGCCAGATCCGCTCCGGCGCAAAACGCTGATCCCTCGCCTGACAGAACGATGACCTTGACCGACTCGTTGGATCCCATCTGCAGAAAAGCCGCATGCAGACCTGCCACGAGCTCAGCGCTGAGAGCATTTCGCTTGTCCGCACGATTCATCGTGATCGTACCAACGCCATCTGCTGCCGATGTAAGAACAATATCCATACCGTCAAAGATACTCTACCGAACAACAACGAATGACCAGGTCCAAGATCGAAGATCGTCTGAGAGACGGATCTCATAGGTCCCAGATGCCAGTTCACTCACATCGATCGGCTGAATGAAGACAGAGGTTGCAGTCTCCGCATCGAATTGGCGCACGATCTGACCCAACGAGTTGTAGATGGTAAAGACCGCCGTGCCCACCGGAACGTCTTCAACAGGCACATAAAGCACCGTAGACGAAGGGTTCGGAAAGACACGTGTTCCCGTCGACGTGAAGAGAGTGTCCACCGGAACAGCATCGAGATCACTCTGAGAGGCGATATCCATTGCCAGCTCAACAGTTGTGTCGATCGCAATAACATGGCGGAATGACCTGCGATGTCCGGTTGGAATGGGGCTTGTGAATCTCATACCCACGATGGCCGACACATCATTCTCACCGTCATACTGCACTGTATCGGGATTCCGGAAGATGTTGAGCTTCATCTCCGTGGTGAATCCGCCATAGGTGGTTGTATTGTCCAGACCGCAGTGGATCGGCCTAGCATCTTGATATCTCGACGCAGACCGCAGGACCACTACGGGTTCGGAACCTTGCGTTGACGCAACGATCTGTGACCCATCACCGCCGAGCCAGGTAGTGTTCTTGGCGGGCTGTGTGCCCAGATCCCAATCATAGAACCATGCAACCGAGAGATCATGCAAGGTCTCTGCGCTGGTATTGGTAACTGTGGCATCGATGACGAGTACCGATGTCAATGTATCGAGAACAATGTTCAGCTCTACCTCAACACCGATCTTCAATGAATCCGGAGCATCATCATCACGCACGATCCCGCGATGTTCATCCGGTGCAACGAATCGTTTTACCGGTCGGAAGTGGTCGTTCACTCCTCGCCGCGCCCGCACGGCGTCTACAACGCGACCATTGGCATAGACCATCAAGCCCCCTTCATAGAGCTGACCGCAGAACTGGCCGTAGGTAAGCCCTGCACCTTGACCGCGTTGTAAGTCTGTGTTGCCGATACGCCCCCTATCGCCGATGCTCACAAGCATACGCGGATTGTACAACGTGCTGAATGCGGGAGACGGTGTGATGGAGAATGAAAAGCGTCGTTGGACATCACGGTCATCGGCGTCAACACCAAGCAGGTCGAGCACTGCATAGGTAGCGGTATCGGTCTGCCTCTCTACAACAAAGGCAAGGGGCGGTAGGGTAACATCAGCTCCGCTGCCAGCCGAAATGTTGAGAACTGAAGACGTTGTGATCGGTCGCACGCCGGGAATTGCAGTACCAGCCAACGTCACATTACTTCGTTGGGAGAGGGTCCACGGTGCAAGGGCATTTCGCATCGAGACCGCTGCCATCAAGGTGTCTCCCACCGTCCAGCGTTGTGATCCACTGGCTGCCCGAAAGGCAACGGTATCGAGGGCAATGGAAACGACCGAGTCTGGATCGTTCGTTACAGCAAGGAGTGCATTGACGCGTCCACGGGGTAACAGGAGAGAGTCGATGGTTGCCGGAATGTCCTTCCATGGGCGCTCATCAACAGCCTCGCGGACCATTGCACATGCCTGCAGCGGGTCAAGTCCCGGATACTTCGAACGGACTAGTGCAACAAGTGCAGAAGCGATCGGAGCGGAGCCGCTTGTGCAGCAGAAGCCGAAATAGAGTCCGTCGTTGCCCGTGGTCCATGAGTCGTGTCCGGGCGCCATTACATCTACCTGTGGGCCGTGACCGGACATCGTGATCACGTTGTCGTATGGATCCACAACACCAACACTGAGCACTCCCGGATAACTGGCCGGATAGAACGGAGCTGCACTACCATGATTTCCGGCAGCCGCAACCACGGCCGTCCCGCGTGCGATGGTATAGGCGATCACATCTTCATCAATACATGACGGAGATTGACCTCCCCACGAACAGTTCACAACATCGATGCCATTTACGGCGCAATAGAGGATCGACTCCATACCCATAGACGATGCCGGTGCTATTATCTGGCATTGTGCGAAGCGGGAAGATCCTACAGTTTCGTGCGATACCTGCGATGCCAACGTTGTTGTCAACAGCTGCTCCGCAGATACCTCCTACACCCGTGCCGTGACTGTTATTCGGATTGAAGGTGTTACCAAAGGTGCTGTCACCGGGCGATGCACAGAAATTGTACCCTTGTTTATCATCAACATATCCGTTGTTATCATCGTCAACACCGTTGTTCGCCACCTCACCAGCCCGATCAAAGAGGACACTTGCAAGGTCTTCGTGTTCCTGACGCAGACCACTATCGCTGATGCCGATCACAACCGTGTCGGATCCTGATTCAATGTCCCATGCATCGAAGACATTGATCGTGCGAAGCAGCGCTTGTTTATCGCGTTGCGGATCATTCGGTTCGCCGGTAAGCTCCATCACGCACCAAGGAGCAGCACACTCGATAGGACCACACCCAACACGCAGCATGCCGATAAACCGCTCTGGGGGAATCGTTGCGGCATCGTACTGCACCACATAGGAACGCAGCAGCCGCTCCTCGATCTGCAGTGCACGCGCATAGTCTTTTGCTGTTGTGCGTGTGGAGCGATCCATCACATCACGATACGTGAGCGAGTGTTCAATGGGGAGGAGGGGGCGCACCACTCGCAGTCCCATGGACGCAAATACAGTCTGAGCCGTACTCGCTGCCTCAGCGGTGAGACGCACCTTCAGCATACCGGCAACTACGGGCTGCGGTCGACCGGGCGGCTCGGCAGGCAGGTACGTCATCTGCGCTACACAAACGTGGGCAACAACAGTCCAGACAATGACAAGGGTGAGTAGCCGCATCTTAATGCATCACCAGAAGTGTTCGCACCATCATTGAGCGATCGGTCTTTATGACCGCTGAATAGGTTCCTGAAGGGATCAATGTAACGTTGAGAACGGCATTCATCTCGCCCCCTACTTCAACTGACAGCACGGTCCTGCCTGTGATATCCGTGAGCTCGATGGAATTCATTGGAACCGTGTTCACAAAGGTCACATTCTCTGTTGCAGGATTTGGCATCACGAGCAACGCGGCCTGGTTGTTGCTCTCCGAAACACTATTCGGTGAGGTCAGCGTCTCGCGAACCACTCTTGCAGCATCTGCCTCCGTTGCCCCAACACCGATCACCACGATGTAGGTGTGGAAGTCTTGGCTCGCCATCGATCCCGGGAAACGCATTCCGATCACGCTGCAGAGATCACCGCTGGCTGTGGTCTGGATATCTTTTCCGCCTTGCAGCAGCGTGGTGATATCAGCATCGGAGAGTCCGTCACTATCGTCGATCCGTTCGCTGTAGAGCATTGCCGCGGATTGGGCGATGGCGCTGGACGTGCTGCTGTATACGGCTTGACAGATCGCAAGAGGGTAACTCACACGTGTGAACATCTGCGCTGCGGCATTCTGCCCTAGGAGATTGGCCGGGATGGCCTCTGGCGCCAGCCTCGAAAGATTGCTCGCACCGCCGGACCCGATATCCCAATCCAGGAAATACCCGGAAGACACATTGGTGAGAGCCGTGCCTGCTACATTCTGCACACGAACACTGAAGACTGTGGCAGCCACGTCGAATCCCGGGAACGTACATTTCTGGGAAACGTTCATTCCTATCCTGCGAGATCCTGCATTCTCATCTGTCATGATATTGGTGTTCTGCTGCGGGGCACTGAATGGCTTTACCGTGCTGAAGTCTGATTCATACGGTTCACTGTCCTTGTAGCCGGAAATGGCTCTACTGTCTCCTTCAGAGAGAATGAAGCCGCTCGGGGAGATAAACGTGTAGCCTTGTTTCCAGCCGAAACCCGATCCTTGACGAGTGGTAAGGATCGAATTATAACCAACGGTACCATTGTCGCCCA
This region of Ignavibacteria bacterium genomic DNA includes:
- a CDS encoding enoyl-CoA hydratase/isomerase family protein, with translation MDIVLTSAADGVGTITMNRADKRNALSAELVAGLHAAFLQMGSNESVKVIVLSGEGSAFCAGADLAYLQQITENSPLENLADSTALKDMLQSIVDCPKPVIAKVHGAAIAGGCGLATVCDIVIAGREKSLFGYSEVRIGFIPAIVLVYLVRKIGDTQSRRLVLTAENINAEEALRLGLITKVVNDEDLEAETMLMARQIAKNSSSAMAMSKMMLGAVQGMSLDAGLHYATVMNALARQTDDCKQGIATFLKSPKG
- a CDS encoding S8 family serine peptidase, with amino-acid sequence MRLLTLVIVWTVVAHVCVAQMTYLPAEPPGRPQPVVAGMLKVRLTAEAASTAQTVFASMGLRVVRPLLPIEHSLTYRDVMDRSTRTTAKDYARALQIEERLLRSYVVQYDAATIPPERFIGMLRVGCGPIECAAPWCVMELTGEPNDPQRDKQALLRTINVFDAWDIESGSDTVVIGISDSGLRQEHEDLASVLFDRAGEVANNGVDDDNNGYVDDKQGYNFCASPGDSTFGNTFNPNNSHGTGVGGICGAAVDNNVGIAGIARNCRIFPLRTMPDNSTGIVYGYGVDPLLRRKWHRCCELFVGRSISVMY
- a CDS encoding S8 family peptidase, translated to MESILYCAVNGIDVVNCSWGGQSPSCIDEDVIAYTIARGTAVVAAAGNHGSAAPFYPASYPGVLSVGVVDPYDNVITMSGHGPQVDVMAPGHDSWTTGNDGLYFGFCCTSGSAPIASALVALVRSKYPGLDPLQACAMVREAVDERPWKDIPATIDSLLLPRGRVNALLAVTNDPDSVVSIALDTVAFRAASGSQRWTVGDTLMAAVSMRNALAPWTLSQRSNVTLAGTAIPGVRPITTSSVLNISAGSGADVTLPPLAFVVERQTDTATYAVLDLLGVDADDRDVQRRFSFSITPSPAFSTLYNPRMLVSIGDRGRIGNTDLQRGQGAGLTYGQFCGQLYEGGLMVYANGRVVDAVRARRGVNDHFRPVKRFVAPDEHRGIVRDDDAPDSLKIGVEVELNIVLDTLTSVLVIDATVTNTSAETLHDLSVAWFYDWDLGTQPAKNTTWLGGDGSQIVASTQGSEPVVVLRSASRYQDARPIHCGLDNTTTYGGFTTEMKLNIFRNPDTVQYDGENDVSAIVGMRFTSPIPTGHRRSFRHVIAIDTTVELAMDIASQSDLDAVPVDTLFTSTGTRVFPNPSSTVLYVPVEDVPVGTAVFTIYNSLGQIVRQFDAETATSVFIQPIDVSELASGTYEIRLSDDLRSWTWSFVVVR
- a CDS encoding ATP-dependent Clp protease ATP-binding subunit, with the translated sequence MEGNFSNRVQDVIRLSREEALRLGHDYIGTEHLLLGIIREGEGIGVKILRNLGVDLSKLKRAVEDTVRSMSGPLTIGNIPLTKQAEKVLKITYLEAKLYKSDVIGTEHLLLSLLRDEDNIAAQILGQFSVNYDAVRKELDAYLSGKPSSGPQRPEKGAGRAKSAPERAKTPVLDNFGRDLTKLALEGKLDPVIGREKEIQRVAQVLSRRKKNNPVLIGEPGVGKTAIVEGLALRIIDRKVSRVLFDKRIVTLDLAALVAGTKYRGQFEERMKAVMNELEKAKDVILFIDELHTIVGAGGASGSLDASNMFKPALARGDIQCIGATTLDEYRQYIEKDGALDRRFQKIIVEPPTPDEAVQILTNVKDRYEKHHGVRYSDEAVKACVLMADRYITDRFLPDKALDVMDESGARVHLAHIHVPKEVLELEEKIEEVRVLKNSVVKSQNFEEAARLRDLEKKHQADLELAKEDWENKAGDVVFDVTEDDVADVIAMITGIPVNRIAEGETAKLLKMAEELKTQVIGQDEAVEHLAKAIRRARAGLKDPNRPIGSFMFLGPTGVGKTELAKALSRYMFDSEDALIRIDMSEYMEKFSVSRLVGAPPGYVGYEEGGQLTEKVRRKPYSIILLDEIEKAHPDVFNILLQVFDDGQLTDGLGRRVDFKNTIIIMTSNVGMRDVKAGGKIGFTTDAVEDDYENMKSTVEETMKRLFNPEFINRIDEYVIFRSLKKEHMYKIIDLQLKRVLKRLESRSISIELAKSAKEYLADKGFDEKYGARPLRRTIQRFVEDPVAEELLRGHFTDGAIIKGKLDKKTGLLVFTAGKSKGGDTQEEPEEAEAHEE